A stretch of the Rhizomicrobium sp. genome encodes the following:
- a CDS encoding ShlB/FhaC/HecB family hemolysin secretion/activation protein, whose translation MAGGIILAATSAVAQVLPGAVQPGRDRTGPTAPPQPDFDFSIVAPHRSAVPRAVDEVHFKLTGLKLTGATTIPAEQFRPLYAGLIGKDVTLGDILDVADKIEAIYRARGYLLVRAYVPPQRVRDGVFTINIVEGHLGAVAVQGGDRRVKRLVRGYLRDAAAARPLTLPTMERGLLLTNDIPGITASGVLKPSPDTPGASDLIVDVQQPFMTGGLAVDDRGSRFSGIWTVSGDVEFNSLFGADQLAASVVSSPDSLEQIQGSLRYRTAIGDDGLIGTLTGTVTHGEPGSTLSAFGVLTDSWAAGGRLTYPLIRSRRETLLLDGGFTVQDARVDVSGPVSHDQWRVIDLGGSYQRTDIFGNGLWTSTFDAAQGLPIFGATPDTVINPVTHLEQPNPLLSRVGGTTAFTKLTGYTRLLLPLGGNFSTAFSAQGQYAFNRLITGEQIAFGGTLLGRGYDPGAITGDDGLGGSAELRYDFRFADSLVQGLEPYIYVDAAQAWYNGNDPSLKDQNIQSVGGGFRFWLAYNLTGALEGARTLHAVPGSDAYRESTKILLDLAVRF comes from the coding sequence TTGGCAGGCGGCATCATTCTGGCGGCCACATCGGCCGTGGCGCAGGTGCTGCCGGGTGCCGTGCAGCCCGGCCGCGACCGCACCGGGCCGACGGCGCCGCCGCAGCCCGATTTCGATTTCAGCATCGTGGCGCCGCACCGCTCGGCCGTGCCGCGCGCGGTCGACGAGGTGCATTTCAAGCTCACCGGCCTCAAGCTCACCGGCGCGACGACCATCCCGGCCGAACAATTCCGCCCGCTCTATGCCGGCCTGATCGGCAAGGACGTCACGCTGGGCGACATCCTCGACGTCGCGGACAAGATCGAAGCGATCTATCGCGCCCGCGGCTATCTGCTGGTGCGCGCCTATGTTCCGCCGCAGCGCGTGCGCGACGGGGTGTTCACGATCAACATCGTCGAGGGCCATCTGGGCGCCGTCGCGGTGCAGGGTGGCGACCGCCGCGTGAAGCGGCTGGTGCGCGGCTATCTGCGCGATGCCGCCGCGGCGCGGCCGCTGACGCTGCCGACGATGGAGCGCGGACTCCTCCTCACCAACGACATCCCGGGCATCACGGCGAGCGGCGTGCTCAAGCCGTCGCCGGACACGCCGGGCGCCTCCGACCTCATCGTCGACGTGCAGCAGCCCTTCATGACCGGCGGCCTGGCGGTCGACGATCGCGGCTCGCGCTTCTCGGGCATCTGGACGGTGTCGGGCGACGTCGAGTTCAACAGCCTGTTCGGCGCCGACCAGCTTGCCGCTTCGGTGGTCTCCTCGCCGGATTCGCTGGAGCAGATCCAGGGCTCGCTGCGCTACCGCACCGCGATCGGCGACGACGGGCTCATCGGCACGCTGACCGGCACGGTCACCCATGGCGAGCCGGGCTCGACGCTCAGCGCCTTCGGCGTCCTGACCGACAGCTGGGCGGCGGGCGGGCGCCTGACCTATCCGCTGATCCGCAGCCGGCGCGAAACGCTGCTGCTCGACGGCGGCTTCACGGTGCAGGATGCGCGGGTCGACGTCTCGGGGCCGGTGAGCCACGACCAGTGGCGGGTGATAGATCTGGGCGGCTCCTACCAGCGCACCGACATCTTCGGCAACGGCCTGTGGACCTCGACCTTCGACGCGGCGCAGGGCCTGCCGATCTTCGGGGCGACGCCGGACACGGTGATCAACCCGGTCACGCATCTCGAGCAGCCCAATCCCCTGCTGTCGCGGGTCGGCGGCACCACGGCCTTCACCAAGCTGACCGGCTACACCCGTTTGCTGCTGCCGCTGGGCGGCAATTTCAGCACGGCGTTCTCGGCCCAGGGCCAATACGCCTTCAACCGCCTGATCACCGGCGAGCAGATCGCCTTCGGCGGCACGCTGCTCGGCCGCGGCTACGATCCGGGTGCGATCACGGGCGACGACGGCCTCGGCGGCTCGGCGGAGCTGCGCTACGATTTCCGCTTCGCCGACTCCCTCGTGCAGGGTCTCGAGCCCTATATCTACGTTGATGCGGCGCAGGCCTGGTACAACGGCAATGACCCGTCGCTGAAGGACCAGAACATCCAGTCGGTCGGCGGCGGCTTCCGCTTCTGGCTCGCCTACAATCTGACCGGCGCGCTCGAGGGCGCGCGGACCCTGCATGCGGTGCCGGGCAGCGATGCCTACAGGGAATCCACCAAAATCCTCCTCGATCTCGCCGTGCGGTTCTAG
- a CDS encoding alpha/beta fold hydrolase, whose amino-acid sequence MLHRLTAPWFDRSNYPLDWNGPVRAFVPFPDNDASVSERFASIAQTHPDRIALDDGTAALTYRAAQAAVASLAGWIAAETAPGDLVGILLPTSADFLLTMLACFAAGRLFVPLDSHYPRAWLAEVVKDCGMAAIVARFDDPDTAGLVPDGIRRLDLSAPHDRAAPLQPLGPDDPAFVLFTSGSTGKPKGIVNGQRALLRRVAQYVDAAHVDVQDRFLPLSSECTIAGLRERFTALLTGATLHLIDVQRAGARQILNRLHDAGITMMYGVPALLRTLMQLGTPAPESLRVLRVGGDAVLWSDVDALRAWLPPDCRIELGYSSTEAPIMQWFVPNGFPREGSRVPLGYPLAGNALAILGEDGQAVTPGEEGELVVCSPYVALGRWRDGRVEAGDFPAAANDPSCRVLRTGDLVRLRADGLIDLIGRKDRQLKIRGQRVEPGELEAALRRCDGVHDAAVFPRRVGAQWWLIAYVVGAVDTAALKAALRDRLPAALQPQRIHAVAAIPRLASAKLDMAALGALDADWQGREVLAALPSSDAPTGETETAIAAIWQRVLDTDAIGRHDDFFESGGDSLSTLNLMFAVEEAFGVALPVTMIYAAPTIAALAAAIDRRETAAFSPLVRIRDGDGTPLFIVHGIGGNVMELFALGRRIAGKGAVYGIQARGLDGREAPGASVAAMAADYLGAIRAAYPDGPFHLAGYSAGGLIAFEMARQMRPASLTLIDTQIPMRQWPFATWARHIAKRARHHAGVLSSLPLRDGLGHAVQAAASLTQRLRRRAAPQAVAAPALHIPPALQAVHDATTLAIGDYRPARYDGPVGLVVPVQEDPWMLDVARYWKTRAASIRIRIVPGDHRSMVQGANAAQVAAALSALMQG is encoded by the coding sequence GTGTTGCACAGACTGACCGCGCCCTGGTTCGACCGCTCCAACTACCCGTTGGATTGGAACGGCCCCGTTCGCGCCTTTGTGCCGTTCCCGGACAACGACGCATCCGTCTCGGAACGCTTTGCAAGTATCGCGCAGACACATCCGGACCGGATCGCGCTCGACGACGGTACGGCCGCGCTCACCTACCGCGCGGCACAGGCCGCGGTCGCGAGTCTCGCCGGCTGGATCGCGGCGGAGACGGCGCCGGGCGATCTTGTGGGCATCCTGCTTCCGACTTCCGCGGATTTCCTCCTGACGATGCTCGCCTGCTTCGCGGCGGGACGGTTGTTCGTGCCGCTGGATTCGCACTATCCGCGCGCCTGGCTCGCCGAGGTCGTGAAGGATTGCGGCATGGCCGCGATCGTCGCGCGCTTCGACGATCCCGACACGGCCGGGCTCGTGCCGGACGGCATACGCCGTCTCGACTTGTCGGCGCCGCACGACCGCGCCGCGCCGCTGCAGCCGCTGGGTCCCGACGATCCGGCCTTCGTCCTTTTCACCTCCGGCAGCACGGGCAAGCCCAAGGGCATCGTCAACGGCCAGCGCGCCCTGCTGCGCCGCGTCGCGCAATATGTCGACGCCGCGCATGTCGATGTGCAGGACCGCTTCCTGCCGCTCAGCTCCGAATGCACCATCGCGGGATTGCGCGAGCGCTTCACCGCGCTGCTGACCGGCGCGACGCTGCACCTGATCGACGTCCAGCGCGCCGGGGCACGGCAGATCCTGAACCGCCTGCACGATGCGGGCATCACCATGATGTACGGCGTGCCGGCGCTGCTGCGCACCCTGATGCAGCTCGGGACGCCGGCGCCGGAGTCGCTGCGCGTTCTCCGGGTCGGCGGCGACGCCGTGCTGTGGAGCGACGTCGATGCTCTGCGCGCCTGGCTGCCGCCGGACTGCCGGATCGAGCTCGGCTATTCCTCGACCGAGGCGCCGATCATGCAATGGTTCGTGCCGAACGGTTTCCCGCGCGAGGGCTCGCGCGTCCCGCTGGGCTATCCGCTGGCCGGCAACGCGCTCGCCATCCTGGGCGAGGACGGCCAGGCCGTGACGCCCGGCGAGGAAGGCGAGCTCGTCGTGTGCAGTCCCTATGTCGCGCTCGGGCGCTGGCGGGACGGGCGTGTCGAGGCGGGCGATTTTCCCGCCGCGGCGAACGACCCTTCCTGCCGCGTGCTGCGCACCGGCGATCTCGTGCGGCTGCGCGCCGACGGGCTGATCGACCTGATCGGCCGCAAGGACCGCCAGCTCAAGATCCGCGGCCAGCGGGTCGAGCCCGGCGAACTCGAAGCCGCGCTGCGCCGCTGCGACGGGGTGCACGACGCCGCCGTCTTCCCGCGCCGGGTCGGCGCCCAATGGTGGCTCATCGCCTATGTCGTCGGCGCGGTCGATACCGCGGCGCTCAAGGCCGCCCTGCGCGATCGGCTTCCGGCTGCCCTGCAGCCGCAGCGCATCCATGCCGTCGCGGCGATCCCCCGCCTTGCCAGCGCCAAGCTCGACATGGCGGCGCTCGGCGCGCTCGATGCGGACTGGCAGGGCCGCGAGGTGCTGGCGGCCCTTCCGTCCAGCGATGCGCCGACCGGCGAGACCGAAACGGCGATCGCGGCGATCTGGCAGCGCGTGCTCGATACGGACGCCATCGGGCGGCACGACGATTTCTTCGAATCCGGCGGCGACTCGCTGTCCACGCTCAACCTGATGTTCGCCGTCGAGGAGGCGTTCGGCGTCGCGCTGCCGGTGACGATGATCTACGCCGCGCCGACCATCGCCGCGCTGGCCGCCGCGATCGACCGGCGGGAGACGGCCGCCTTCTCGCCGCTGGTGCGGATCCGGGACGGCGACGGCACGCCGCTCTTCATCGTGCACGGCATCGGCGGCAATGTGATGGAGCTGTTCGCGCTCGGCCGCCGGATCGCGGGCAAAGGCGCCGTCTACGGAATCCAGGCGCGCGGTCTCGACGGGCGCGAGGCGCCGGGCGCCTCCGTCGCCGCGATGGCGGCGGACTATCTCGGCGCGATCCGCGCGGCCTATCCCGACGGGCCGTTCCACCTGGCCGGCTATTCGGCCGGCGGCCTGATCGCCTTCGAGATGGCGCGGCAGATGCGGCCGGCATCGCTGACCCTGATCGATACGCAGATCCCGATGCGGCAATGGCCCTTCGCTACCTGGGCGAGACACATCGCCAAACGGGCACGGCATCATGCAGGCGTCCTTTCGTCCTTGCCGCTGCGCGACGGGCTTGGGCATGCGGTGCAGGCGGCGGCGTCGCTGACACAGCGGCTGCGTCGGCGCGCTGCGCCGCAAGCGGTCGCGGCACCGGCGCTGCACATCCCGCCTGCCCTGCAGGCGGTGCACGACGCCACGACGCTGGCCATCGGCGATTATCGCCCCGCACGGTATGACGGTCCGGTCGGGCTCGTCGTTCCGGTGCAGGAAGATCCGTGGATGCTGGACGTGGCGCGATACTGGAAGACGCGCGCCGCATCGATCCGTATACGGATCGTTCCGGGCGATCATCGCTCCATGGTGCAGGGCGCGAACGCCGCGCAAGTCGCGGCGGCGCTCTCGGCCCTCATGCAGGGCTGA
- a CDS encoding PaaI family thioesterase, which translates to MLHVDTARLIAVPANDSEPPAPKPLTPAEQPFPRLIGLEITEATPQRVRATLAARNELCRSGGTLHGGAIMSLADITASCGAFLNLPEGAKTTTIESKTNFLGAPKEGAPIFAESVPLHVGRRSSVWQTNVTREDGKLVAVVIQTQMVI; encoded by the coding sequence ATGCTCCACGTTGACACAGCCAGGCTCATTGCCGTCCCCGCAAACGACAGCGAGCCGCCCGCGCCCAAGCCCTTGACGCCGGCCGAGCAGCCCTTCCCCCGGCTCATCGGCCTCGAGATCACCGAAGCGACGCCGCAGCGCGTCCGCGCCACCCTGGCGGCCCGCAACGAATTGTGCCGCTCCGGCGGCACGCTGCATGGCGGCGCGATCATGTCGCTGGCCGACATCACCGCCTCTTGCGGCGCGTTCCTGAACCTGCCCGAAGGCGCCAAGACGACGACCATCGAAAGCAAGACCAATTTCCTCGGCGCGCCCAAGGAAGGGGCTCCGATCTTCGCCGAGTCCGTGCCGCTGCATGTCGGCCGCCGCTCTTCGGTGTGGCAGACCAACGTCACCCGCGAAGACGGCAAGCTGGTCGCGGTGGTGATCCAGACGCAAATGGTGATTTGA
- a CDS encoding carboxypeptidase M32 — protein sequence MPPSPSQADPYARAAAKFALSSKLASIEALIDWDAQTNMPKGGSWARGEQRGALAEVTSDLTGTPEVGALLDEAQAYANVLDDADRANLAEMRRLWVHRAAVPKDLVVERARVSQALQAAWLEAKANSDFSLFAPGFKTLMAIHKEVAAAKGAKLGLAPYDAMMDEQDPGLTGAVIDPIFDDLAADLPGLLAEVRERQARWPAVLDFGGDFSVPKQKALSERLARIVGHSPETSRIDEAPHPFSMPHSPGDVRFTTRYSEDKFRYSVAATLHEAGHSMYELNLPRKLAFSPVGFARGASAHESQSLMLEMMAGRSKEFLRFLAPLLHEYLGGDPAPWQPANVLNFFRRVDDDYIRVNADEISYPLHVILRYRLEKALLGGDLAVDDIPGAWNEMFGKLFGRVPPNHAKGCLQDIHWAAALFGYFPNYALGEALGAQLFERACADDPAILPALEMGDFKPYFAWVRPRIHEQASLKSFDDIVIAATGEKLSAAALKRHVRRRYLEEPLDQSPS from the coding sequence ATGCCGCCATCGCCGTCGCAGGCCGATCCTTACGCGCGCGCCGCCGCGAAATTCGCGCTGTCGTCCAAGCTCGCCAGCATCGAGGCGCTGATCGACTGGGATGCCCAGACCAACATGCCCAAGGGCGGCAGCTGGGCGCGCGGCGAACAGCGCGGCGCGCTGGCGGAGGTCACTTCCGACCTGACCGGCACGCCGGAGGTCGGCGCCCTGCTCGACGAGGCGCAGGCCTACGCCAATGTCCTCGACGACGCCGATCGCGCCAATCTGGCGGAGATGCGCCGGCTCTGGGTCCACCGCGCCGCGGTGCCCAAGGATCTGGTGGTCGAACGCGCACGGGTGTCGCAGGCGCTGCAGGCGGCCTGGCTGGAGGCCAAGGCGAACAGCGATTTCTCGCTCTTCGCGCCGGGGTTCAAGACGCTGATGGCGATCCACAAGGAGGTGGCGGCGGCGAAAGGCGCCAAGCTGGGCCTCGCCCCTTACGACGCGATGATGGACGAGCAGGACCCCGGCCTGACCGGTGCGGTGATCGATCCGATCTTCGACGATCTCGCAGCCGATCTGCCCGGCCTCCTCGCAGAGGTTCGCGAACGCCAGGCAAGGTGGCCGGCGGTACTCGACTTCGGCGGCGACTTCTCGGTCCCGAAGCAGAAGGCGCTGTCGGAGAGGCTGGCGCGGATCGTCGGCCATTCGCCGGAGACCAGCCGGATCGACGAGGCGCCGCATCCCTTCTCGATGCCGCATTCGCCGGGCGATGTGCGCTTCACCACGCGCTACAGCGAGGACAAGTTCCGCTATTCGGTGGCGGCGACGCTGCATGAAGCCGGCCATTCGATGTACGAGCTGAACCTGCCGCGCAAGCTTGCCTTCTCGCCGGTCGGCTTCGCGCGCGGCGCCTCGGCGCATGAGAGCCAGTCGCTGATGCTGGAGATGATGGCGGGACGGAGCAAGGAATTCCTGCGCTTCCTGGCGCCCTTGCTGCACGAATATCTCGGCGGCGACCCGGCGCCGTGGCAGCCGGCGAATGTGCTGAACTTCTTCCGCCGCGTCGACGACGACTATATCCGCGTCAACGCGGACGAGATCTCCTATCCCCTGCATGTGATCCTGCGCTACCGGTTGGAGAAGGCGCTGCTCGGCGGCGATCTCGCCGTCGACGACATCCCGGGCGCCTGGAACGAGATGTTCGGGAAACTGTTCGGCCGCGTGCCGCCCAATCACGCCAAGGGCTGCCTGCAGGACATCCACTGGGCGGCGGCGCTGTTCGGCTATTTCCCGAACTACGCGCTGGGCGAAGCGCTGGGGGCGCAGTTGTTCGAGCGGGCCTGCGCCGACGATCCGGCGATCCTGCCGGCGCTGGAAATGGGAGACTTCAAGCCCTATTTCGCCTGGGTGCGCCCCCGCATCCATGAGCAAGCGAGTCTGAAGAGCTTCGACGACATCGTCATCGCCGCCACCGGCGAAAAGCTCTCCGCCGCCGCGCTGAAGCGCCATGTGCGGCGGCGCTATCTCGAAGAGCCGCTGGATCAGAGTCCGTCGTGA
- a CDS encoding SDR family NAD(P)-dependent oxidoreductase produces MKDFAGKIAVITGGGTGMGRELAIQLASEGCTVAMCDVIAENMAETQRLALAQAPQGTRVIGTVADVAIEDQVNSWAQTVRRELDTDKIHLLINNAGIGGGGSIVNGDRGQWEKTFNVCWGGVYHGVRAFLPLLMKASEGHIVNTSSVNGFWASIGPGRPHTAYSAAKFAVKGFTEALITDLAVNAPHIKCSVVMPGHIGTEIVTNSRKILSGGGPGDLAGARGMLAAQGINVAALSDAQVLQFVQAAGDGFRDSAPTSAAQAAKIILDGVREDRWRILVGKDAQFLDEKVRAAPETAYAPEFYEALVKGTEWRI; encoded by the coding sequence ATGAAGGACTTCGCGGGCAAGATCGCCGTCATAACGGGCGGCGGCACGGGCATGGGGCGCGAGCTGGCGATCCAGCTGGCCTCCGAGGGCTGCACGGTCGCGATGTGCGACGTGATCGCCGAGAACATGGCGGAGACCCAGCGCCTCGCCCTGGCGCAGGCACCGCAAGGCACCAGGGTGATCGGCACGGTGGCCGACGTCGCCATCGAGGACCAGGTCAACAGCTGGGCCCAGACGGTGCGGCGCGAGCTCGACACCGACAAGATCCACCTGTTGATCAACAATGCCGGCATCGGCGGCGGCGGCTCGATCGTCAACGGCGACCGCGGCCAGTGGGAGAAGACCTTCAACGTCTGCTGGGGCGGCGTCTATCACGGCGTGCGCGCCTTCCTGCCGCTGCTGATGAAGGCGAGCGAAGGCCATATCGTCAACACCTCCTCGGTCAACGGATTCTGGGCCTCGATCGGCCCGGGACGGCCCCACACCGCCTATTCGGCCGCGAAGTTCGCGGTGAAGGGCTTCACCGAAGCGCTGATCACCGACCTCGCCGTGAACGCGCCGCACATCAAATGCTCGGTCGTGATGCCGGGCCATATCGGCACCGAGATCGTGACCAATTCGCGCAAGATCCTCTCCGGCGGAGGGCCGGGCGACCTTGCCGGGGCGCGCGGCATGCTGGCGGCGCAGGGGATCAACGTCGCGGCGCTGAGCGACGCGCAGGTGCTGCAGTTCGTCCAGGCGGCCGGCGATGGCTTCCGCGACAGCGCGCCGACGAGCGCGGCGCAAGCGGCCAAGATCATCCTCGACGGCGTGCGCGAAGACCGCTGGCGCATCCTGGTGGGCAAGGATGCGCAATTCCTCGACGAAAAGGTCCGCGCCGCGCCGGAGACTGCTTATGCGCCGGAGTTCTACGAAGCCCTGGTCAAGGGGACGGAGTGGCGGATTTAG